One segment of Thermosynechococcus sp. HN-54 DNA contains the following:
- a CDS encoding histidinol-phosphate transaminase → MATFLRPELSNLRAYSTPPSDSLPPELDYLDTNEFPWDLPTALKEALAQQYVSTLASHRYPDSHHWPLRQAIARYVSEHSPTQISPHQIAVGNGSDELIRSILLATAIGGYGSILVAEPTFSIYGILAQTLGIPVHRAKRDPETFVVQITEANTLIAQADPPVRVLFMLQPNSPTGNPLTAAEVDWLRQLPEEILVVIDEAYFEFSGKTLVGELAEHSNWVILRTFSKAFRLAAHRVGYAIANAEVIAVLEKVRLPYNLPTFSQVAAQAALEHRQELLAGIPTVLAQREHLYQRLQACPHLRVWPSVANFLFFRLQEPEQTQPLCEALRTQGTLVRAIAGGIRVTIGTPAETERFWQRLQAFLNQL, encoded by the coding sequence ATGGCGACGTTTCTTCGTCCAGAACTGAGCAACCTCCGCGCCTACTCCACCCCCCCGAGCGACTCCCTACCGCCAGAACTGGATTACCTCGATACCAATGAGTTTCCGTGGGATTTGCCCACTGCCCTTAAGGAGGCGTTAGCTCAACAGTACGTCAGCACCCTCGCCAGTCATCGCTATCCCGACAGTCACCATTGGCCGCTGCGGCAGGCGATCGCCCGCTATGTCAGTGAACATAGCCCAACTCAAATCTCCCCACACCAAATTGCGGTTGGCAACGGCTCGGACGAGCTGATTCGCTCGATTCTGCTGGCCACAGCGATCGGGGGCTACGGTTCTATCCTAGTGGCCGAACCGACTTTTTCCATATACGGGATCCTCGCCCAAACCCTAGGGATTCCCGTCCATCGGGCAAAGCGAGATCCTGAGACCTTTGTCGTGCAAATTACTGAAGCCAATACCCTCATTGCCCAAGCAGATCCCCCTGTGCGCGTCCTCTTTATGCTGCAACCCAACTCGCCAACGGGAAATCCCCTAACCGCAGCAGAGGTGGACTGGCTACGGCAGCTGCCGGAGGAGATTTTAGTGGTGATTGATGAGGCCTACTTTGAATTTTCCGGCAAAACGCTAGTGGGTGAATTGGCCGAGCATTCCAACTGGGTGATTCTGCGCACGTTTTCCAAAGCCTTTCGACTGGCAGCGCACCGCGTGGGCTATGCCATTGCCAATGCAGAGGTCATTGCTGTTCTGGAAAAGGTACGTCTGCCCTATAACCTACCAACATTTTCCCAAGTGGCAGCGCAAGCTGCCCTAGAGCATCGGCAGGAGCTATTGGCAGGGATTCCCACAGTCCTTGCGCAACGGGAGCACCTTTATCAGCGGCTTCAGGCGTGCCCCCACCTGCGGGTATGGCCGAGTGTGGCCAATTTCCTCTTTTTCCGCTTGCAGGAGCCAGAGCAGACCCAGCCCCTGTGTGAGGCCTTGCGCACTCAGGGCACCCTTGTGCGGGCGATCGCCGGCGGAATTCGAGTCACCATTGGCACGCCAGCGGAGACGGAGCGCTTTTGGCAACGGCTGCAAGCTTTTTTGAACCAGCTTTAG
- a CDS encoding DnaJ C-terminal domain-containing protein, protein MARTDFKDYYEILGVSKNATDAEIRQAFRRLARKYHPDLNPGDKEAEARFKEINEAHEVLSDPEKRRKYDQFGQYWQQASAAGAGGFNVNIGDFGADFSQFSSFEDFINELLGRFATGTTTGRTRTWSSAGFDPSAFGGTDVDAEVQISFQEAFQGCQKTFKIGDEQVTVTIPAGIKPGTKLRLRGKGQYNPYTQQRGDLYLTVQVAPHPLFRFEEDQLVIDLPITPDEAALGAQVTIPTPSGNVVLNVPPGTRSGQLLRLRGKGWRSSGGSAGDLLAKVQIVPPKSLSAQEKELYEKLRSLRTFNPRAHWLV, encoded by the coding sequence ATGGCGCGTACCGACTTCAAAGATTACTACGAAATCCTCGGGGTCAGCAAAAATGCCACGGATGCCGAAATTCGGCAAGCCTTTCGCCGCCTCGCGCGCAAGTATCACCCTGACTTAAATCCGGGGGACAAAGAGGCAGAAGCTCGCTTTAAGGAAATTAACGAAGCCCACGAAGTTCTGTCTGATCCAGAAAAACGGCGCAAATACGATCAATTTGGTCAGTATTGGCAACAGGCCAGTGCGGCGGGAGCTGGTGGCTTTAATGTCAATATCGGTGACTTTGGTGCTGATTTTAGCCAATTTAGCAGCTTTGAAGACTTTATTAATGAATTGCTAGGGCGATTTGCCACAGGCACGACCACAGGGCGTACCCGCACTTGGAGCAGCGCTGGCTTTGATCCATCGGCATTTGGGGGTACCGATGTCGATGCGGAAGTGCAAATTAGCTTCCAAGAAGCCTTTCAGGGGTGTCAAAAAACCTTCAAAATTGGCGATGAACAGGTGACAGTCACCATTCCCGCTGGTATTAAGCCGGGGACGAAGTTGCGGCTGCGGGGCAAAGGTCAATATAACCCCTACACCCAACAGCGGGGTGATTTGTATCTCACGGTACAGGTGGCACCCCATCCCCTCTTCCGCTTTGAAGAGGATCAACTGGTGATTGATTTGCCAATCACGCCGGATGAAGCCGCCTTGGGTGCTCAAGTCACGATCCCCACTCCCTCTGGAAATGTGGTTTTGAATGTGCCTCCTGGCACGCGATCCGGGCAATTGCTGCGGTTGCGAGGCAAAGGGTGGCGCAGCAGTGGGGGCAGTGCCGGAGATTTGCTTGCCAAGGTGCAAATTGTGCCTCCCAAATCCCTGAGTGCCCAAGAAAAAGAACTCTACGAAAAGTTGCGATCGCTACGTACGTTTAATCCTCGTGCCCATTGGCTGGTCTAG
- a CDS encoding DUF3122 domain-containing protein, which translates to MAPWQRCLLLILLVIPLWLAVSPSSNAMIRTIEEAPNQVVVQSRHQLRDNRGFTWQVILFSRRDQLQLRLVGFPEQYHFRHPDPLVLITSSGQTLTAVDDFPKADSVANVGQFDLLPLVPHLPQSEPLVLRPPLEEQGIEIAVPAAVVVEWHVLIEEA; encoded by the coding sequence ATGGCACCTTGGCAACGTTGTTTACTGCTGATCCTGCTAGTGATTCCCCTGTGGCTTGCGGTGTCCCCTAGCAGCAATGCCATGATTCGCACAATTGAGGAAGCTCCCAATCAAGTGGTGGTGCAGTCTCGGCATCAGTTGCGCGATAATCGTGGCTTTACATGGCAGGTGATTCTCTTTTCCCGTCGTGACCAGTTGCAGTTGCGCTTGGTGGGGTTTCCCGAGCAGTACCACTTTCGCCATCCCGATCCCTTGGTGCTGATCACGTCGAGCGGTCAAACCCTGACAGCCGTGGATGACTTTCCCAAGGCAGACAGCGTTGCCAATGTGGGACAGTTTGATCTGTTGCCCCTTGTACCCCACCTCCCCCAGAGTGAACCCTTAGTGTTGCGTCCGCCCCTAGAGGAGCAGGGCATTGAAATCGCGGTTCCCGCTGCTGTGGTTGTGGAGTGGCACGTCTTGATTGAGGAGGCTTAG
- a CDS encoding anthranilate synthase component I, whose protein sequence is MIRPCQPWLWRCLPLRGRTGRAIFQQLFLAEPIAVLLESPAQAPTPQARYSICAGSPRCDRQWVLSLGDVLPTLRTFPQGAAVPDEVSHLPFTGGWLGWLGYELAWEIEALPPLKPDPLPFPLAFWYEPQAFAVLDHRADLLYLAASTPAQLAVLQQALDPTPPEQPLLVPDRPSKIELAAGWQADTYQAAVTQILRRIRAGDIFQANLSARFCHYGSVDPWQQYLRLQQINPSPFASFWQTPWGYIVSCSPERLVQVQGDSVQTRPIAGTRPRGQTPAGDRAHAEELLNNTKEQAEHIMLVDLERNDLGRVCQWGSVVVDELLTLEYYSHVIHLVSNVRGRLQSGISPVDVICALFPGGTITGCPKVRCMEILADLEPFPRNLFYGSCGYWDQRGHLDLNILIRTLLVAGDRHRTWGQVGAGIVADSDPEREWQESLSKAQALLLALGTPSPIGTGA, encoded by the coding sequence GTGATCCGCCCCTGTCAGCCGTGGCTGTGGCGTTGTCTGCCCCTACGGGGTCGCACGGGTCGCGCTATTTTTCAGCAGTTATTTTTGGCGGAGCCGATTGCTGTTCTCCTCGAAAGTCCAGCCCAAGCCCCCACACCCCAAGCTCGCTATTCCATTTGCGCGGGGTCACCGCGGTGCGATCGCCAGTGGGTCTTATCCCTCGGTGATGTCTTGCCCACGTTACGAACATTTCCCCAAGGGGCGGCTGTGCCCGATGAAGTGAGCCATCTGCCCTTTACGGGCGGCTGGTTGGGATGGCTGGGGTATGAGTTGGCGTGGGAAATTGAGGCTCTTCCCCCTCTGAAGCCCGATCCTCTCCCTTTCCCACTGGCGTTCTGGTATGAACCCCAAGCCTTCGCAGTTTTAGATCATCGGGCAGATCTCCTTTATCTTGCTGCTTCCACCCCGGCTCAACTGGCTGTTTTGCAACAGGCCTTAGACCCAACACCCCCTGAACAGCCCCTGCTGGTTCCCGATCGCCCCAGCAAGATTGAATTGGCTGCGGGTTGGCAAGCCGATACCTACCAAGCAGCTGTAACCCAGATTCTCCGCCGTATTCGCGCTGGCGATATTTTTCAAGCCAATCTTTCCGCCCGCTTTTGTCATTACGGTTCCGTTGATCCATGGCAACAGTACCTGCGGCTTCAGCAGATTAACCCCTCTCCCTTTGCCAGTTTTTGGCAGACCCCCTGGGGCTACATTGTCAGTTGCTCACCCGAACGCTTGGTGCAAGTTCAGGGAGACAGCGTGCAAACGCGACCCATTGCCGGTACCCGTCCGCGCGGCCAAACGCCAGCGGGCGATCGCGCCCATGCCGAGGAACTCCTCAACAATACCAAGGAACAGGCAGAACACATTATGCTCGTGGATTTGGAGCGCAATGACTTGGGGCGGGTATGCCAGTGGGGCAGTGTGGTGGTGGATGAACTTTTGACCTTGGAGTACTACAGTCATGTGATTCACCTAGTGAGCAATGTTCGCGGCCGTTTGCAATCGGGGATATCCCCTGTGGATGTCATCTGTGCCCTCTTTCCCGGTGGCACGATTACGGGCTGTCCCAAGGTGCGCTGTATGGAGATTTTGGCAGATCTTGAACCCTTTCCCCGCAATTTGTTCTACGGTTCCTGTGGCTACTGGGATCAGCGGGGACACCTAGATTTGAATATCCTCATTCGCACCCTCTTGGTGGCGGGCGATCGCCATAGGACTTGGGGACAAGTGGGCGCCGGTATTGTCGCCGACAGTGATCCAGAGCGAGAATGGCAAGAATCCCTCAGCAAAGCCCAGGCCCTGCTCCTTGCCCTTGGGACACCCAGCCCCATCGGTACAGGTGCCTAA
- a CDS encoding energy-coupling factor transporter transmembrane protein EcfT, which translates to MDLLRSLPLGLYLEQPVTWLHRLDPRVKLAWLMTFLLAPILADVTWRLGLVVSLILLTLLGGIPARVWRQQLLWLLLVGSLILVITALMPDGMAVTYQPRRPLEPTVPPTSYSYILWQFRAQVGQLPIHLQVSQRSLELGLRLSTLLFTLLYSTHLFLLTTAPEEVTAGLENLMQPLKRFKLPVAEIALTLTLSLRFIPLVLEEVQNLSRSVRTRAINWRLVGIKGSIKLWLALAVRLLDNLLLRAEQVACAMQVRGFQEPGTYDNPWHHLRLQRQDWLALVGMALFWLVRLGWLGVEHS; encoded by the coding sequence ATGGATCTGTTGCGATCGCTCCCTTTGGGGCTGTACCTTGAACAACCGGTGACTTGGTTGCACCGCCTTGATCCGCGGGTTAAGTTGGCATGGTTGATGACTTTTTTATTGGCACCCATTTTGGCGGATGTCACTTGGCGGTTGGGGCTAGTGGTCAGTTTAATTCTCTTGACGCTCCTGGGGGGGATTCCCGCGCGGGTGTGGCGGCAGCAACTGCTGTGGCTCCTCTTGGTGGGTAGTTTAATTCTGGTGATCACGGCTTTAATGCCCGATGGGATGGCGGTCACCTATCAACCCCGTCGTCCGTTGGAACCCACCGTTCCGCCAACGAGTTACAGTTATATCCTGTGGCAATTTCGTGCCCAAGTGGGTCAGTTGCCCATTCATCTGCAAGTCTCCCAGCGATCGCTGGAGTTGGGATTACGACTCAGTACGCTCCTGTTTACCCTGCTGTACAGTACCCACCTGTTTTTGCTGACAACTGCCCCCGAAGAGGTCACCGCCGGCTTGGAAAATCTGATGCAGCCCCTCAAGCGCTTTAAGCTACCGGTAGCAGAAATTGCCCTGACCTTGACGCTCTCCCTGCGTTTCATCCCTTTGGTGTTGGAAGAGGTGCAAAACCTGAGTCGCTCAGTGCGGACTCGTGCCATCAATTGGCGGCTGGTGGGCATTAAGGGCAGTATCAAGCTGTGGCTAGCCCTAGCTGTGCGGCTGTTGGACAATTTGCTGCTGCGGGCAGAACAGGTGGCCTGTGCCATGCAGGTACGCGGCTTTCAAGAACCGGGCACCTATGATAACCCGTGGCATCATCTGCGACTGCAACGGCAAGATTGGTTGGCTTTGGTGGGCATGGCGCTGTTTTGGTTGGTGCGTTTGGGTTGGTTGGGGGTTGAGCACTCGTGA
- a CDS encoding pentapeptide repeat-containing protein, which translates to MSASSGRPSDAFDKHGFLSRYAPAIINQNRADQMLADYAKGRRDFRRLDLRGVTLEDVNLAGADLSGSDLSNATLTNVDLTNAKLIEVKLINAELTGVQLHQANLSRANLRGATLTHTSLATAALRGTVLPNGRLSD; encoded by the coding sequence ATGTCTGCTTCTTCGGGGCGACCTTCAGACGCCTTTGATAAACACGGTTTTCTCAGTCGCTACGCCCCAGCCATTATTAATCAAAATAGAGCCGATCAAATGCTGGCAGACTATGCTAAAGGGCGGCGTGACTTTCGGCGACTGGATTTGCGCGGTGTCACCCTAGAAGATGTGAATTTGGCAGGGGCAGATCTCAGTGGCTCGGATTTAAGCAATGCCACACTGACCAACGTGGATTTGACGAATGCCAAGCTGATTGAAGTTAAGCTGATTAATGCCGAACTAACGGGTGTGCAATTGCACCAAGCCAACCTGAGTCGCGCCAACCTGCGGGGTGCCACACTGACCCACACCTCTTTAGCCACGGCAGCCCTGCGGGGCACAGTCCTGCCCAATGGCCGCTTGTCCGATTAG
- a CDS encoding PspA/IM30 family protein, whose amino-acid sequence MGLFDRISRVVRSWMNAVVSAAEDPEKILEQTMIEMQDNLVTLRQAVAQAIASQKRLEQQFNQNQEQAAEWERRAKIALQHGDEQLALEALSRKKTALNAAMALKGQLEQSVTQVEALKKQMQQLESKIAEAKTRKEMLVARARAAKASEQLQQTFSSINTHAPMAAFERMEERVQEMEARSQAVAELNSDTLEAKFAALEAGSVDEDLARLKAELANPQLSPSSPPAYDPELEALRRELEKN is encoded by the coding sequence GTGGGACTGTTTGATCGCATCAGCCGTGTGGTTCGCAGTTGGATGAATGCGGTGGTGAGCGCTGCCGAGGATCCCGAAAAAATTCTCGAGCAGACCATGATTGAAATGCAGGACAATCTGGTCACACTGCGGCAAGCGGTGGCTCAGGCGATCGCCTCCCAAAAACGGCTAGAGCAACAGTTCAACCAAAATCAAGAGCAGGCAGCAGAGTGGGAACGCCGTGCCAAAATTGCCCTGCAACATGGGGATGAGCAACTCGCTCTTGAGGCCTTGAGTCGCAAGAAAACAGCACTGAATGCAGCCATGGCACTCAAAGGGCAACTGGAGCAGTCCGTGACCCAAGTGGAAGCCCTCAAAAAACAAATGCAGCAGCTGGAAAGCAAGATTGCCGAAGCGAAAACCCGCAAAGAAATGCTGGTGGCACGGGCACGGGCAGCCAAGGCCTCAGAGCAACTGCAACAAACCTTTAGCAGCATCAACACCCATGCCCCCATGGCCGCCTTTGAGCGCATGGAGGAACGCGTTCAGGAAATGGAGGCTCGCTCCCAAGCCGTAGCTGAACTCAACAGTGATACCCTCGAAGCCAAGTTTGCTGCCCTAGAAGCGGGTAGTGTGGATGAGGATTTAGCCCGACTGAAGGCAGAATTGGCCAATCCGCAACTGTCACCGAGCAGCCCCCCTGCCTACGATCCAGAGTTGGAAGCCCTGCGGCGGGAACTGGAGAAAAACTAG
- the panB gene encoding 3-methyl-2-oxobutanoate hydroxymethyltransferase: protein MVRRPVTLPQLQQKKQQGEPITMLTAWDYLWARLLDAAGVDVILVGDSLGMVALGYQTTLPVTLDQMIHHAQAVRRGVTHSFLVCDLPFLSYQESPEQALRSAGRLVKEAEVQAVKMEGASPVVCAATRRLVEAGIPVLGHVGLLPQQVHQLGGWRQQGKTPQGAEAILADALALAEAGAFGIILEHIPGDLAQQITAKLEIPTIGIGAGPHCDGQVLVTADVLGLSPQVPPFARVYADLGTQAIAAIETYCQAVRSRQFP, encoded by the coding sequence ATGGTGCGTCGCCCCGTGACATTGCCCCAACTCCAACAAAAAAAACAGCAGGGAGAGCCGATTACCATGCTCACCGCTTGGGATTATCTCTGGGCACGCCTATTGGATGCCGCTGGCGTGGATGTGATCCTTGTCGGGGATTCCCTTGGTATGGTTGCCCTTGGCTATCAAACGACATTACCGGTCACCCTCGACCAGATGATTCACCATGCGCAGGCGGTCCGCCGAGGAGTTACCCATAGTTTCCTCGTGTGTGATCTGCCCTTTTTGAGCTACCAAGAAAGCCCGGAACAGGCTCTGCGCTCAGCGGGGCGCTTAGTCAAAGAAGCGGAAGTCCAAGCGGTGAAAATGGAAGGTGCCTCGCCCGTAGTGTGTGCAGCAACACGGCGCCTAGTGGAGGCCGGCATTCCCGTGCTGGGTCATGTGGGCTTGTTGCCGCAGCAGGTGCATCAGTTGGGGGGCTGGCGACAACAGGGGAAGACGCCTCAGGGAGCGGAAGCGATTCTGGCAGATGCCCTTGCTCTGGCGGAAGCAGGTGCCTTTGGCATCATTTTGGAGCATATTCCTGGGGATTTGGCGCAGCAGATTACCGCCAAGCTGGAAATTCCCACAATTGGAATTGGGGCTGGCCCCCACTGTGATGGTCAGGTGCTCGTCACGGCTGATGTCTTGGGCTTGAGTCCGCAGGTGCCTCCCTTTGCCAGAGTGTATGCCGACTTGGGAACCCAAGCGATCGCTGCCATTGAAACTTACTGCCAAGCCGTGCGATCGCGACAATTTCCCTAA